One Syntrophales bacterium DNA window includes the following coding sequences:
- a CDS encoding adenylate/guanylate cyclase domain-containing protein — MNNPMQRLFAASPFKIAILVIVGMVLFYFLKVPFLTFMELKTLDLRFVSRGVAVPGEETVIAAIDEKSLSELGRWPWRRTVIADLIGRLDEYGAKAIGFDIVFAEPDEHGSIDALEAVAREIESMGLDDHPVARVLEKRIEAADTDTVLARAIEQAMKVTLGYFFYTSEQEAAHLSAEAVRAGAENLMGSQYQAVRYTGTPRRSFMIEAFAAATNIPVLSEVAETSGFFNALPDPDGTNRWSPLAIGYDDAMYPSLALATLMVYRDWPLSAMIISDAGVDRIVFDETIIPVDGAGRMLINYRGPGGTFPHYSISDIVAGRLDPELFRDRIVLVGATATGIYDLRVTPFSTVYPGIEIHATVIDNILHEDFLKRPDWTFIADLLAVLLLGLLMVPVLSRMKALYGFIFSVLLAAAWIIVNYYLFARYNLWINMVYPVVTILLIYVGVTLYRYISEEREKKKIRGAFQYYLTGSVIEEMLKNPDKLKLGGDKKDLTVLFSDIRGFTSISEMLPPEELVHLLNEYLTAMTGKVFHHEGLLDKYMGDAIMAVYGAPLEQPDHALRACLTALDMMDEMKVLQAKWTVEGKPSMDIGIGINTGDMVVGNMGSDMRFDYTVMGDSVNLGARLEGINKEYGTNIVISEFTHERIQDELLCRELDAVQVKGKKLPVRIYELLGPIGVGDYAFLPVFEEGLALYRQCRWDEAIASFGRVLDMKPDDYPSRMYITRCETLRENPPGEGWDCVFKMTTK, encoded by the coding sequence GTGAATAACCCGATGCAGAGGCTGTTTGCCGCGTCTCCTTTCAAAATTGCCATCCTTGTCATCGTCGGAATGGTTCTTTTTTACTTCCTGAAAGTTCCCTTTCTCACGTTCATGGAACTCAAGACCCTTGACCTGCGGTTTGTCTCCCGGGGCGTTGCAGTTCCCGGTGAAGAAACGGTGATTGCCGCCATCGATGAGAAGAGCTTGTCCGAGCTGGGACGATGGCCCTGGAGGCGGACGGTCATAGCGGATCTTATTGGACGCCTGGACGAATACGGGGCGAAGGCCATCGGTTTCGATATTGTTTTCGCCGAACCCGACGAGCACGGGAGCATCGATGCGCTGGAAGCAGTGGCCAGGGAAATCGAGAGCATGGGCCTCGATGATCACCCTGTTGCCAGGGTCCTGGAAAAACGCATCGAGGCTGCCGACACGGATACGGTTCTGGCACGGGCCATTGAACAGGCCATGAAGGTGACGCTGGGATACTTTTTCTACACGAGCGAACAGGAGGCGGCTCACCTTTCCGCCGAGGCCGTGCGGGCGGGAGCGGAGAACCTCATGGGGTCCCAGTACCAGGCGGTACGGTACACGGGCACCCCGCGGCGTTCCTTTATGATCGAAGCCTTCGCGGCGGCGACGAATATCCCGGTCCTTTCGGAGGTTGCTGAAACCTCGGGGTTTTTCAACGCCCTCCCCGACCCGGACGGAACGAACCGCTGGTCTCCCCTGGCCATCGGCTACGATGACGCCATGTACCCCTCTCTCGCTCTTGCCACGCTGATGGTGTACCGGGACTGGCCGCTGTCGGCCATGATCATCTCCGACGCGGGGGTGGACCGGATTGTTTTTGACGAGACGATCATTCCCGTTGACGGCGCCGGTAGAATGCTCATCAATTACCGGGGGCCCGGGGGAACATTTCCCCACTATTCGATCAGTGATATTGTCGCGGGGCGCCTGGATCCGGAGCTGTTCAGGGACAGGATCGTCCTGGTGGGGGCAACGGCCACGGGAATCTACGACCTCCGGGTCACGCCCTTCAGCACCGTCTATCCCGGTATCGAGATCCATGCCACCGTCATCGACAACATTCTTCACGAAGACTTCCTGAAACGGCCCGACTGGACCTTTATCGCCGATCTGCTGGCGGTCCTTCTCCTCGGGCTTCTCATGGTCCCCGTTCTTTCGAGAATGAAGGCTCTCTACGGGTTTATTTTTTCTGTCCTGCTTGCCGCGGCCTGGATCATTGTAAACTATTATCTCTTTGCCCGGTACAATCTCTGGATCAACATGGTATACCCCGTGGTGACCATCCTGCTTATCTACGTGGGGGTTACGCTGTACCGCTACATCAGCGAGGAGCGGGAGAAGAAGAAAATCCGCGGTGCCTTCCAGTATTATCTGACGGGTTCCGTCATTGAGGAGATGCTGAAGAACCCCGACAAGCTTAAGCTTGGGGGAGACAAGAAAGACCTGACGGTGCTCTTTTCCGATATCAGGGGATTTACGTCCATATCGGAAATGCTTCCGCCGGAAGAGCTGGTACATCTTCTCAACGAGTACCTGACGGCCATGACCGGGAAAGTCTTTCACCATGAGGGCCTGCTTGACAAGTACATGGGAGATGCCATCATGGCCGTTTACGGGGCGCCGCTTGAACAGCCCGATCACGCTCTGCGGGCCTGTCTCACGGCGCTGGACATGATGGACGAGATGAAAGTGCTCCAGGCAAAGTGGACCGTCGAAGGAAAGCCTTCCATGGATATAGGCATCGGCATCAATACCGGGGACATGGTGGTCGGCAACATGGGTTCCGACATGCGCTTCGATTATACGGTCATGGGTGACAGCGTGAACCTGGGAGCGCGACTTGAGGGTATCAACAAAGAATACGGGACCAATATCGTCATCAGCGAGTTTACCCATGAGAGGATACAGGACGAACTGCTGTGCCGGGAACTGGACGCCGTGCAGGTGAAAGGGAAAAAGCTTCCCGTCAGGATTTATGAACTGCTGGGCCCCATCGGTGTCGGGGACTATGCCTTCCTTCCCGTTTTTGAAGAGGGGCTGGCCCTGTACCGGCAATGCCGGTGGGATGAGGCGATTGCCTCCTTCGGGAGGGTGCTCGACATGAAACCCGATGATTACCCCTCCCGGATGTACATCACGAGGTGCGAGACCCTGCGGGAGAATCCTCCGGGAGAGGGATGGGATTGCGTCTTTAAAATGACCACCAAGTGA